One genomic region from Rosa rugosa chromosome 1, drRosRugo1.1, whole genome shotgun sequence encodes:
- the LOC133743900 gene encoding triacylglycerol lipase 2-like, producing the protein MAKYPSASILLLVALVCVSGVAQTSGHDIHNGICKSLVETRGYICQEHQVTTEDGYILGLQRIPYGRSGRNSATDQKPPVLLQHGLIMNAAAWLVNPPDQALAFILADKGFDVWLANSRGTDSSRGHKSLTTNDPAYWEWTWEQLAAYDLPALFNYVNKQTGQKSHYVGHSLGTLTILAALSQQKLRNSLRSAALLTPIAYLGQISTLLIRVATQTFYAEQFYIVGVREFPPLPRLERTLQTTICIQPGVDCSNFLAAVTGPNCCLNPSSLDLYYNHTPQSTATKNFIHLSQMIRSGTIRMFDYTLPLTNLQHYNTLTPPVYNMANIQKDIPLFVSYGGRDALSDVNDVKTLLNDLNDHDKDKLVEQYIEEYAHYDFIMGENARQKVYDPLLAFFRQH; encoded by the coding sequence ATGGCCAAGTACCCTTCAGCTAGTATTCTACTTCTTGTGGCTCTAGTTTGTGTTTCAGGAGTTGCACAAACCAGTGGTCATGATATTCACAATGGTATTTGCAAATCTCTCGTGGAGACACGAGGCTATATTTGCCAAGAACATCAAGTAACAACAGAAGATGGTTACATTCTCGGGTTGCAGAGAATTCCATATGGACGGTCTGGTAGAAATTCAGCCACAGATCAGAAGCCGCCTGTTTTGTTGCAACATGGGCTTATAATGAATGCTGCAGCATGGCTAGTCAATCCACCGGATCAGGCTTTGGCGTTCATCTTGGCTGACAAAGGGTTTGACGTATGGCTTGCTAATTCTCGAGGAACGGACTCTAGCCGTGGACACAAATCGCTTACTACTAATGATCCTGCTTATTGGGAATGGACATGGGAACAGTTGGCTGCTTATGATCTTCCTGCGTTGTTCAATTATGTGAACAAGCAAACAGGACAGAAGTCACACTACGTTGGCCATTCCTTGGGAACATTGACAATACTAGCTGCCTTGTCCCAACAAAAATTAAGAAACTCATTGAGATCAGCTGCTTTGCTTACCCCAATTGCTTATCTGGGTCAGATATCCACACTGCTTATAAGAGTTGCTACTCAAACATTTTATGCTGAGCAATTCTACATCGTTGGTGTCCGGGAATTTCCTCCGCTACCGCGATTAGAACGAACTCTGCAGACCACTATTTGCATACAACCGGGCGTGGACTGTTCCAACTTTCTGGCTGCTGTAACAGGTCCAAATTGTTGCCTAAATCCTTCAAGTTTAGATCTTTACTATAATCATACACCACAATCCACTGCCACAAAGAATTTCATACATTTGTCTCAGATGATCAGAAGTGGAACCATAAGAATGTTCGATTACACTCTTCCACTCACAAATCTGCAGCACTACAATACGTTGACTCCTCCGGTGTACAACATGGCAAACATTCAGAAAGACATTCCTCTTTTCGTCAGCTATGGAGGGAGAGATGCACTTTCAGACGTCAACGATGTGAAGACTTTGCTTAATGACCTCAATGATCATGACAAGGACAAGCTTGTCGAACAATACATAGAGGAGTATGCTCATTATGATTTCATTATGGGTGAGAATGCCCGTCAGAAAGTCTATGATCCTCTGCTCGCTTTCTTCAGGCAACATTGA